From the genome of Medicago truncatula cultivar Jemalong A17 chromosome 2, MtrunA17r5.0-ANR, whole genome shotgun sequence:
TTTCTTAGTCTAGTAacgaaaaattcaaaaactatCATACTTAACGAAAGGGAATCAACTTCAATCCCTTAAAGAAAGAGAATCACAGTTGAGGACTTAAACTGATTCATCGACTAATCTCTAGcttcatcaacaaaaatatatacaaaataagATTATACTAGAATCTATACTGTTTTAGTACCTAtgatcaattattcaattaattaattaaggatTGACCattattaattactctctccgtcccaaattatatgacgttttgagcatttcacacatattaagaaatgtaattaatattgtgtggaaaagaaatattatgagttgttttacaaaattgtccttaataaataatatgggaaagataaataaaagacttgaaagaagagagagtaataaatagttaagattataataggaaaagtaacattaatgtttcattggtattgtaaagtgacatacaatttggaacaaatatttttttctaaagtgacatacaatttgggacggacggagtatatattatgaattattattaatttaaattattgtcCTGTGTTATTAAACACTAATGATCATTTATCAATGATTTCAacgtcaaattttatttatcatcGATTTCATTGGACTATTTTTTTCCTAGTGAACTATCATAGGTTTGACCATTCTGTCAAGCACAAAGAGAGGTCATGTCTCAACCGTTTAACTCTTTAAACATCACCTCATTAGATaaatggtttgataattggTGTGGAGAAAACCTGCATGGTAACGAGGATAGTCATCCCTCTTGTACTCGCTTTCTCTTAACGGCGATCTCTGTGATGCTAACTTGTACTCCCTCCGACCCTTTTTGTAAGAATAGTTTACAACAATCGGAGGTATTAAGAAAAGTGTTTGAAATGGTaaatttatcataaatgtaTGTTActattaccaaattatcctttatttatagagacatttaatgtctttttttagaaaagagtaataaatgcatctaaaatTTCGTAGATAGTTTTACATttagaggattttttttttgtttgtaaaatagTCTTATAGTAGTAAAAAGCAAGGAGGGAGTGTGTATGATTTTACATTGTTAAAGTTCTAACACCTAATTCATATATTGGCCCATAATTATtccaaaaagaaacaaaatactGATCCATACAGTGGCCAATAGTAGAACACATTTGAAAAAAGTGTATTCCCTCGCTGCTCCATACAACAATAATCCGATTCCAACGTATAATTCCGTCTTCCAAGGTTACTTCAACTTCCCAACCTATATCCATTAATTATTCTCCTTAATTTAggttcattttcattttcattttctctattcttttcattttctttgtaacaTGCAATTCTCCAATGATGATGCTAATCAAAATCATAGCTATTGTGAAAATGCATTAGGCATTTTTGATGGTTGTTACGAATCAAGTGATGATTCAGTTAGTATCATACCCTCTTTCACAAACAAGCCTTCTGAGGTTAGGTTTAAGAATGTGATTTCTAGGGCATTTTCCATTTTGACCCGACGAAACAAAACATCGGACACCAATGATGTATCGTTCCTTGGCGTCGGAAAGGATGGAGATATTGTCATTGACCCTTCGGTGTACATGCCAAGTGCGCCACCGATTGAGATCGATTATAGTGCTTATAAAGAGGTGCTAGAGGTCGAGCCGCCTGAGTGGCTTCGTGATAGTTCTGCTACTGCTTGTATGCAGTGTAGTGCTCCGTTTACTGCGCTTACTCGTGGAAGGCATCATTGTCGATTTTGTGGAGGTGTTTTTTGTCGGGGGTGTACGAAGGGGAGGTGTTTGTTGCCAGTTGCGTTTAGGGAAAGGAATCCGCAGAGGGTTTGTGATGCTTGCCATGGGAAGCTTGATCCTGTGCAGGATTTTCTTATCAGTAATATTAGCAATGCTGTGCAGGTTGCAAAGCATGATGTAATGGATTGGACTTGTGCTAAAGGGTGGCTTAACCTTCCTATTGGTTTTTCTATGGAGGAtgagatatataaatcatcaaataCTTTGAGAAACTACTGCAAGGTTTTCTTTCTTTCGTTCTTTCTTATTGCTTAGTCTAAGATTGCATTGAGTGacttgttattttatttcatcgatGACTTATCCTATTGCCTGTATCTATGGAGCACAAGTACTTCATATGGAAAATTATCGGCACCAACAAATATCCGATATTTATATGCATCCGATACCTAACATAATATCTTCGACACTTATTACCAACTAAAGACACTAATGTCACTTGGATATGATATATGTTCAGTACATCTTATTATAAACTACGTTTTTTGTGACAGATTCGCAGTATAAAACTATATACTGATATAGGTGGGGGAAAACATGTAGCTAAGCATATTTGAtatgatcattttttttaatcatcatATATCGACTGTCAATATATTATGATTTAATGAGCAATTAGCAAAGTAAATGTCTCTCTAGCTACTATTATTTGCCAACACACACATTTAtcttgaatttgaaaattttatggtaTCTGTATCCGTGTCCTACTATATATCTGGGCTTCTAAGGCTTGTATGCTATTAGTTTGAGTGAGTGGTTGCTAATTCCATCAAGTATGGACTGTGAATTATAATCAAGTGATTGCATTGTTGCTATGATAACAGTAGATTACTCATATGTATCTCCTGGTAGGTTGCCAGGTCCAATCCTGAGAAGTCAATCCCTTTAGCCATTCTTAAGGAAGCCAAAGGCCTAGCAATTTTAACAGTTGTCAAGGCTGGTGCATTTCTCTCATACAAACTGGGTACTGGTTTGGTTGTTTCGAGAAAATCAGATGGATCATGGTCAGCACCATCAGCAATATTCTCCCTAGGTTTAGGATGGGGTGCTCAGGTAATGAATCATAAGTTGATTTCTATGATGTGTAGAAATATAACTCTACGGTTGTGCTCGTTGTTTTGGATTAatggaaaatgaagaagaaagaatagGATGTGTCACATAATTTCTTTTGAAatctttatatttatagtatatTTTGTATGCTGATCTTGTGTTCGCTGAAAGCTTTGTTTAACCAAATATAATAGGAAGTCACTAATAATACAATATTACGACCCTGTTTGGATACGGAGCTTAATTAAGTGCTTGTATATAAGCTTTTTCTATaatgaaaagataaaataaatttaaattgttttgatATAAGCTGTTTCTATAAGCTCGCCCAAACAGTCTCAGAAatgcttatgtcagtagataagttcaaatatgTCAATCCATACAGGCcctaaaatcaaaactaaactGTTAGGTTAGGTCTACGCGCCTGCTTGTTGACATGCTTACGATTTCTCTGATCGACACAGATTGGTGGTGAACTTATGGACTTTATTATCGTGCTTCGTGATATCAAAGCCGTGAGGACATTTTGCAGTCACATGCATTTTTCTCTTGGTGCTGGTTGTAGCGCTGCTGCAGGACCTATTGGAAGAGTTCTTGAAGCAGACATTCGTGCTGGTGACAGAGGTTCTTGCATGTGTTATACTTACAGTTGCAGTAAAGGTAGTTTGCCGTAAAACTTTGTTTCTTATCTCTTAAACTTCTTTTGGATGAATTGAAATGACAAGAACATTTGTTGTGCAAGATTCATTTAGTTACATAACCATTAGGCAATTTTGTGCCATgttaataatattcatactatggcaacccacttgggttggtctactggtattgacttgggacctgagagtgtgctcctccccaaggtctcaggttcgattctctctggtgccaatttgagTGGGCTAATTTAGTTTCTCCCATCATAGTTCTTCTCATTTTATTCTTATGATGAATGCTTGAAAGAATGACTAACATGGAATGTTCTCAAACCGTAGGTGCATTTGTGGGAGCGTCGTTAGAAGGAAATATAGTTGCAACCAGAATGGATGCAAATATGCAGTTTTATGGAAATCCTTGTCTCACCACATCTGACATTCTTTTAGGGATGGTGGACAGACCGGAGGCTGCTGAGCCGTTGTATGGGGCTCTGAAAGACTTATATTCCAGTTTAAGCTGTTAGTTCTACTTCCAGCTGTATATAAATCGCACTCGTCATTCTATCCGCTGTATATATAACTCTGTCACATTCATTGAGTCCTTGAATGTGGTTCCTCAATTTGCATATTTGAAGTCATTAGGGATCATGGACCAATACTTGAATTTTATATCCTGATGCACTTGACAAATACACCAGTTTATCATGTGAATATGTTAATAACTTTACCAAtggattaaataaattattagttttgtttCTTGAAATCTTCTATCCTTATTGAGAGGTTTCTCCGATTCGAATCCTCTCTCTCTCGATGCAGTGGTGCAACAAATTTTttgcattgaatttttttcgCCGCAATGTTTCAAAGAATCAGTGTTCAAGGTTCTTTTGGAATTAGATTTCGCGTGCTTAACAAGATTACTAGGCAATGAGTTGTCAttgccacttttttttttaccatattaTACTATTAGTAGTTAAAGTTTGAACTTTGGGTCCTAATTCTTGATTTTCATGTGGTCCAGTGAAAACATTGAGTAGCTCAGAATTGTGATACTTATTACCATGTGTGTCATTTGGTGTGCtagaaatatgtttttgatgatAGCAATAGGCGTCTCATGGCAGAGGCCACTTTGTCTAAAATCAAAGTTATGACTCGAGATGTGACTAAAGCTTTTAatcattgttgtcaaaatcccgacttaaattttaaaattcaggATTTTACGACTTTACTCATCTTTAGCGATTCAAATCCATAGCAGACTCTTGAAATAGGGAAAAATCTTAGTAAAATTGCACAAAATCGTGAAATCCATGCAAAGTcgcaagattttaaaggattttgaATGCATCTGTCCATTATTATGATGCAGGTCAAGTTTAGCCCCGTTCGTCAATTGACATGTGACTTGGTTCTATAAACACATAAAagactatgttttttttttttattctttcacaCCGCACAGTCTCTTCACCGTAAGAGATTGATGAAGACGAACGTGTTGATATGATAGGGGATAATCCATATAATTGACAATTTCTTCGTGATTTATGATTGCATCTATGTTTtgcttttaaatattttgttaggCATCTAGTCTTTTGTCTTGAAACTTAACAGTCACTCACTTACTTATGATCAAATATTTTGTCTAGGTTGTTTAGGATTGATTATTATGACTAGTAAAGAATTTTTGGTATCTAAGCTTTTAGTCATTTATGCAAAAGTATTTTGTGGACTTTAAACTTTGAGTCATTTATGACTACATGCAATTTCTATcatatatttaacattatttttattttggtagaaTCCATCGATTTGATTACGATTTTCGATTTTACTATCCtatatcgattctacaaaagtagttAAGTAAAATCCTtagattttgattgcgattttacgatttttgATTTTGCTATTCCCTTTCAACTTGAAGCAAAAtcccgattttgacaaccttgctTTCAGTGGCAACCATAAGGAGATTAGTATCAGTCAACCTCGGCTCATTGCTTGGGAAAGAGGCCAATTTGGTTCGTATATTCTTAACGTGGATGACAATGCTCAAACTAACCTAGAGATGGCAGATTTTGGTGGCTTAATTAGAGACTTCAATGGAGAATTCATGCGCGTTTCTGTGGTAATATTGGTTACTTGAATATTCTTCATGCAACAGTTTTGGCTTTGATGCACGAGATTCAAATTTGTTGGACAAAGGTTTGAAAGACATTGTTTGCTATACTAATTCTATGGTAATGAGATAACCATTAGTAGAAAGTACATGGCTTAGGATTGGGTGTTCAAACTCTGTTACACTCTTAGGGAAGGGAATAGGTGCGCCGACTATTTGGCAAACCTTGAAACAATGTGTACTAATGATATGTTGATTGTGCCTCGATCCCTTGTGAAGCTTCCCTTGTTGCTCAGGATGGACCGTATGAGAGTTTCTTATCATCTCGACCAAtaatctttttctttgtttcttgcATTTGTCTTTTACTCCCTCTGTCTCTATATGTAAGCATCATTTTCCTCTAATAAAAGGTGTGCTTAGAtataaggacggagggagtatatatctTGTAACGGAGCTCAACCAATTGAACTACATCTTGGTGACAATTTACAAATAAGTTCATCTTATGTTATAATACATTTAAGCTAATTATTAAGGGGTgcagttatggtgcataaggaaatccttatgcaccctgcataaattcagaaattgttttggagtacaactcacagaaaccatttccacagcaaaatggttttggcataattttatacaaaacatactatgatttatgcagggtgctataaaccattaagtacatctaatgattTTGGAGTATAACTCACATAAATCATTTCTGAATTTATGTAGGGTgtataaggaaatccttatgcaccataaccgcagccATTATTAAGTAGCAAATAAATCtctaaagtaattttttttctttgggtCAAGATAAATTGAattgttgataatgatatgtaaataataaattgattaatatttattcagaaaacaaattaaattgattaattggTTAACAGTCAAAAACCATTTTGCATGTTAATTGGATCGAATTTATTCATGATCAGTTAAATAACTAATCACATCTGAATGACCCTTTCAACCTGATTACTCTCTCTTGCCCCATAAAATATGGTAAATTCTACATCACTTCTATTACTAACACTTTCTGAATAGGTTTTAAGTACAATTTCATGTACAACAACACAAAACCACTCTTGATAGTAAAATTTACAGCATGGGAAACAAAGTTTGCatgcttaattgtgcttgtgtCCCCATAAAaactactaaaaaaagaaagactATAAAACAAAACCtctcaacaccaacatcatttCCTAATCCCTCAACTAATTTTACCCTAGATGAATATTTTGCAAACAATGAAATTACTATTCCCACCCCTCTTCCAATAAAAGAAGTTCCATTTTATGATTGTGAAATTTGCTGTGAATCAAAGCCTCTAAATGACTCATTCAATATACAAGGTTGCACTCATTTCTTTTGCACCAAATGCACAATCAAATACATAGTTTCAAAGCTTCAAGAAAACAAGCTTAACCTAAATTGTCCTGAATCAAGTTGTTCTGGAGTATTGAATGCTCAATATTGCAAACCAATTTTACCTAACAAAGTGTTGGATTGGTGGGAAAAATCTTTGAGTGAATCAGTGATTCCTGAAGAGAATAAATTCTATTGTCCTTTTTATGATTGTTCAGCACTTTTAATTAGTGAGAATAATCAAAAAAGTGAAGTGATTGCACAATGCATATGTCCTCATTGCAAAAGGATAATTTGTGTTCAATGTAAAACTCCTTGGCATCAAGAAATGAGTTGTGAGAAGTTTCAGAAATTGAAGCATAGTGATGATGAGCTTATGTTTGATCTTGCTAATAGGAGGAAATGGAAAAAGTGTCCACTTTGTAAACAGTTTATTGAAAAGTCTGAAGGATGCAATCACATGAAATGCAGGTTGGTAAttcatttcctttttattattcttttttttctttctacacaatgtttttcttttaaaatcattgaaTGTGTATGTCTTTGAATTCTTGATTAATCAATTAATCTTATTTAAGGTTTCATTTTAAGGTTTTATTACTACATGGTTATACAACTTTGAAAGATAAAGGAGAGAACCGGGTAAAGTAATCGTATTGTATTCTATAGTCCAAAATGATTCCTCTCCTTGTTAAGGAAAAAATCCATAGCCATAGTTGTCGAGCTTGTGTTTTTTGGTGGATATTCGATATTGGGTCTATTGGGATTTAGAAATATTTCATGATGAACGTACTAAAAAGCCTTCTTTGGATTTGCCAAAAATATCTAGAATTCATTTATTTCTTGCTAGCGTGGCATGTTTTTGCGCGTTTCATGTAACAAAGAGAAGTTTTTTCCGATCTTTCACTAAGAAAGGTATCGTCACGACAACAAAATTAGCGATATAAATTAGTTGGGCTACCCATGGTTTAGTAATAGGGAGGGGATAACATATTTTCATCTAGGGGatttatttcattcataatcagATGAGACCGATGAAAGTGACATAAATCGCAATTTTAGACCTTATTTTCAGGGATCGAAACTCCGTCTCCtaatgatataaaatcaaaCTCTTACTTATACAGTGGATTGTATAGTACATTATATAGTACATTCACTGGGTTCATGATGATTGCATGTAGAAGTATTTTtgcttttctaaaaaaataatgaagttaatatgtattttaataACTGATTAAagattttttcttggaaaacttGGTAACCGACCTAAATATCGACTAACTCAAGGATTAATTCTACTATCCACTAGCGGAGGATAACTGGTAAGAGATAGTGATTCATAGATGTAGAgttaaacaatcaaaattttctttcaataatAAGAAAAAGCCACCGTTGGATCAAGAAAACTCACTGTTGGTTTTCTTGCTCACACACTTTTGTTTCTTAACAGAAAAGAAAGGTTGAAGAAGGAGATAAAGATTTTAGAAAATTGGGGAGAAAATCAGTAATTGTGATGTTGCTATTCATTTCACACTTGTAGGTATTTATAtgcatatggtatatgataCATCACACACGCGTGACACATAACCGAATTAACTACCTTACCTAACAAAactgaaatttgaaatttcagaATTACTTGCACATCAAGTAATAGATCATTGgctaatattaaaatattacacTATGAACTCCATCTTAATTCAGAATTACTTGCACATCAAGTAATCGAACTTCTTATGTATATGTTTACTACGTGCAAGGTGATAGCTTAGATGTTATCAATCTTCAATGTCAACGCTTCACACTTCTCATTGCTAATCTCTTCAATCAAATTCATTAGCTAAGCCGCTCGACATGCACGAAGTGATGCATCTATgactttgtttaataaaaatagtagatAGCTGATAAACTAGTTGATAGCTTATAGTTTATGACTGATGACTTAaactatttattaattatattctttGAATTGTAGGTGTTCGCACAAGTTTTGTTACGAATGTGGACGTGGCATTGATCCTCCTCACAAAGATTGTAATCATTAAATGAAAGCATGGGGAATTTTGTGTAATTAGAATCATGTTATTTGCTCAAGAGGAGGCAGAACAAGATTTATTTCAAGCTTCTTAAACTTCGTTTTGATTAGTTAAGTTATATTGATTAAAAGACcatttgttttgcttttttttttttttaaaggatttatttttctatttaataaTAGTTCTGctttgtgttgttttttaaaattattgcgACTTTATTGTATGTAGTACTATTCATGGTTTGAATAAAATAGTATTCAACCGTTCAAcgcacaaaaacaaaaaaaaaaacacaactccATTGAATGAAAACGAAGTGACTTACAAATTCTTTGTTCAAGGGTTTATCGATCTTATGTgagtttttcctttttctcaTGAGTTCCTCTCTTACATCAACATTAATTAGATATTATGTATGGTTTGATGTACTTACCCTTACatatttattgttgaacttGAAAGTTAGCAGATGTTTCTACTAATAGTACTCCCttcgtttctaaatataagtaaaattgattttttaggttcattcattttatgatgaatgtagttcataatatggatcacattcatcattaaataaatgaacctaaaaagccaattttacttatatttaaaaacggaggaaGTATCAACAGTGATTTCATTTTGTTCAAACAATTACATCAATGAGGTAACTATGTCCCTTTGGTGTGACATAGTTAAAGATTTTGAAGAACTACTTACTAAAAtaggaaaaatttaaatataacttAAAGGAAATGTAGAAATAGGTAAATGCGAGtagaataaattgtttttattgattAGCGTgtttaaaataaaggaaaatgctaCTTCTCCCGAGAAATAACTTCCCGAAAACTTCACGACCTTGCATTTCTCCATCTTATCATTTGCCAGCTACCCATGTATTGTATTAAAGGCCTCAATCCAATGGTTCCAAACCATTCATGATAATTTCTTGATGTTTTCTTTCCCACTAAATACCACCgctctaaaataaaatgtagaaaAGGTATTTATGACGAAAGTTACAAAGCGTATATGTAATTTAGGTCATGATCGTTACCGACAAAGACTAAGCTTTGATTGTCGTTATTTTGCTGTCTATAACCTTTGCAAATGTGACTGTTcttgtatgtgtttttttttctatgcaCCTTGTTTTGAGTCATTTTTATCTTTGCTTCCTTATATTCTATCCGTGGTTGTTACCTTgaaaaacattaacaaaaaaaacagcaGCATGCTATAAACATCCCCCGCTGTAGCCAACATACCGTGCCCCAAAACACAGCTGCACAGCTAAAACAGCGAAAAAACCACTACAACGCCCTCTAACAAACAGCCCCAATAATGAACACCGAATTGCTATCTAAGTAAGCATTACCGAGGGTTCTAACACCACTTATAATACAAACACATGATGTTTTCAACTTACTCATACTCCAAAACCAAGATAACACCTTGATATTATCGACCAATTCCATCTCTTCCAAATAGCCCAAATAGAATCAacccaaatcaaataaaaacccCTTCTAATTTTATTAGA
Proteins encoded in this window:
- the LOC25486584 gene encoding uncharacterized protein, with protein sequence MQFSNDDANQNHSYCENALGIFDGCYESSDDSVSIIPSFTNKPSEVRFKNVISRAFSILTRRNKTSDTNDVSFLGVGKDGDIVIDPSVYMPSAPPIEIDYSAYKEVLEVEPPEWLRDSSATACMQCSAPFTALTRGRHHCRFCGGVFCRGCTKGRCLLPVAFRERNPQRVCDACHGKLDPVQDFLISNISNAVQVAKHDVMDWTCAKGWLNLPIGFSMEDEIYKSSNTLRNYCKVARSNPEKSIPLAILKEAKGLAILTVVKAGAFLSYKLGTGLVVSRKSDGSWSAPSAIFSLGLGWGAQIGGELMDFIIVLRDIKAVRTFCSHMHFSLGAGCSAAAGPIGRVLEADIRAGDRGSCMCYTYSCSKGAFVGASLEGNIVATRMDANMQFYGNPCLTTSDILLGMVDRPEAAEPLYGALKDLYSSLSCQQNPDFDNLAFSGNHKEISISQPRLIAWERGQFGSYILNVDDNAQTNLEMADFGGLIRDFNGEFMRVSVVILVT